In the genome of Anabaena cylindrica PCC 7122, the window TCCTAAACGATAGTCTACTAAATAGATGTCATGTTGGTGTTGAGCGATCGCTTTTCTGGCTACTGGATAACTATTCACCCATTCCAACTCACAGGCAGCTACCTGAAATTCACTGAACCAATCACGAGTTAAAATATAATCATCTTCATCATCATCAATTAATAATACTTTAATTAGGCTATCATTCATATTGTCTCTTAGTGCTTATAGAGGCATTTCTACAATTTCCAACCAGTATTTTCCTATAGTTCTCATCACTTCCACTAAGGATGTAAAAGTTTCTGGCTTAATAATAAAGGAATTTGCGCCCAATTCATAGGTATTATAGATATCTTCCTCCGCCTTAGAACTTGTCAGAACTATCACGGGAATGCGCCGTAATTTCGGGTCAGTTTTAATTTCTTTTAGCACCTCAAGTCCGTGTTTTTTAGGCATATTTAAATCTAGTAAAATTAAAACTGGATCAGGTGCTTTGCTAATATCTGTATATAATCCACGGTGGCATAAATAATCCATTAACTCCTCACCATCTCTAACGATATATAGTTGAATGGGCAATCTGCTTTCTACCAAAGCATCATGAACTAATAGACTATCATCATCGTCATCATCAGCCATTAAGATGGTGACGGTTGCTTGCCGATCTTTCACTCTAAATTTTCTCCTTTGTACTAGTTATTAGTATTTAATAAGTAATTGCTATAAACAAACTGCCGTCCACATTTTTACAATTAACCTAATTTTTATGTGTGCTAGTAATCCCTCTCTAGGAAGAAAAATTAAAAATTAGGAATTAATTGGTAATGTGACAATAAATATTGCTCCTGCTCCTGGCTGACTTTGTGCAGTAATAGTACCATGATGTCGTTCAGTAATTTTTCGGCAGATAGCCAAACCGATGCCAGTACCTTCGTATTCACTGCGACCATGCAGACGTTGAAAAACATTGAAAATACGGTCAAGATATTTTTCTGCAAAACCAATTCCATTATCTTCAACAATGATTTGAAAATATGCACCGCCGAGAGCTAAGTCATCAGCAATGTTGTTTACAAATTGACCATGTATTTTAATAATAGGTGGTTGATTTTGACGATGGAACTTGAGAGCATTACCAATGAGATTTTGTAATAATTGCCTCATTTGTAAAGGATCTGCTTGAATAATGGGTAATTCACCTACTTCAATTTGTCCACCAGTTTGCTGAATGCGTACTTCTAAATCAGATAATACTTCTTGGGTAATTTGTGCTAAATTTACCTCTACAAATGGCTGCGCTCTAGTTGTGACCCGTGAAAGTGTCAATAAGTCTTCAATCAAAGTCTGCATTCTCAAGGTTGCATTTTGCATCCGTTCTAAATAATCATGTCCTTGTTCACTTAAAGAGTCACTACAGGTAATTTTTAAACGCTCACCAAAGGTCTTAATTTTTCGTAGTGGTTCTTGTAGATCGTGGGAAGCAATAAAGGCAAATTGTTGCAGTTCTTCATTAGAACGGGTGAGTTCTTGTCGCTGCTTGGTTTCTTGTTCTAAAATTAGGCTTTGTGCTAGTGCAATGGCGATTTGATCAGCAAGTTGTCGCAAAAGTCCAATTTCCCAATTAGTCCATTGACGGGTATGTAGACATTGATGGGCTATTAGTAGTCCCCAAAGTTGATTTTGGCGAAAAATGGGGACGACAAGGTTAGCTTTAACTGCGAATTGTTGGAGAAATTCAATATGACAAGGTTGAAACTGTGCTGTTTCGATATTGCTAATAGCGCTAATTAGCCCTTGACTGTATTTTTGGATGTATCCTTCATCAAAACAAGGGTCAGTAATATTTTGCCCCAGGATAATCGGTAAACCAGGAACTACAGCTTCTTTAACTACTAGGAAAGAACCATTGCTATGTAATTGCAAGATTAAGACTCGATCTGCTTGGAGTAATTTTTGTACTTCTGTGACACTGGTTTGGAGAATGTCATCAATTTGTAAAGATTGACGAATTTTGAGGGTGATATTAGCGAATAATTGCGATCGCAAATTTTGCCTTTGTAGTTCTGCTTGAACACGCTTGCGGTCAGTTATGTCCATCATAGCCCCAATCATCCGCACTGCTTTACCTGCCTGGTTATGAACTACATAAACACGATCAAAAATGTAGGCATAAGTACCATCGTTACGCAAAAAGCGGTATTCATTCGACCAAAATTGTTTACCACTATCAATCGCAGTCCGTATATCAGCAGTAATTCTGGTTCTATCATCTGGATGTATTCGTTCGCGCCACCAAATTGCATCTAAATCAACCTGTGCCGAAGTATAACCAAAAAGGGTTTGTACAGATTGATTCCACCACACTTGATTAGTCAGCAAATCCCAATCTCTCAACACATCATTAGTAGCCAATGCCACTATTTGAAACCGTTCTTCACTTTGACGTAATTGTTCTACTGCCAATTTACGTTCTGTAATATCTGTATCTACACCACATATTCGTACAGACACTCCTGATGAGTTTTGAGAAACTACCCCTTTACTAGCTAACCAACGAATACTACCATTAGCTAAAACAACTCGAAATTCAATTGCAAATGCTCCCCCATTTTCAATAGCTTCTTGATAAGTATGTTTAACAAATTCACGATCTTGGATGTGAATGCGGTCAAGAATAGCTTCATAACTGTGATTAAAATTGTCTGTGTCTAAACCAAAAAGTACTTCCAAATTATCCGATCTAGTAATTTTATTACTGATTATATCGAAGTTCCAAATACTCATAGAAGCCGCATCTAGTGCCATTCTAATCTGTGCTTCCCACTGATGCCCTTGCTCAGTTTCTTCTGGTAATTTATTGATCATTTTAAATCTATACAAGTAGAGTAACGTAAATAATTAAAGGTTTGTAGTCAGGTCTAAAGACTTGACTAAGAGCGAATTTTGGACATTGTTACTTTACTTAACATGGATTGATTTCTCTTTACCAATCTATCTACTTAACTATTCCTGACTATTCAGTTGATACAGGGTTTTTAATAGTTCTTGTACTGTGAATGGTTTAGGTAAAAAGACTAGATTATTACAAGGATTATCCAATAAAATATTTTTATTTATTCCTAGTCCACTCATGGCAATAATTTTTAATTTGGGATTAATATTTTGCAATTTATCAATAGTGGTACTTCCATCCATAGTTGGCATCATCATATCAATAATTGCAGTATTAATTCTATCTTGATTTTGCTTGTACAGGTTTACGGCTTTCTGTCCATCACCAGCAGTTATTACTTTATAATTATAGTTTTCTAATGAACTTTTGGTAATCTCCTGAATAGAAACTTCGTCATCTACGAGTAAAATCCATTCTCCATTGCCAATAGGCATTTCTATTTCTATTAAAGACTCAACAACTTCTGTATAAACCGCTGGCAAATATAATTTAAAGTCTGTCCCTTTGCCAACAGAACTAGATACAGTAATAAAACCACCATGCCCTTTAATAATGCCTATAACTGTTGATAAACCCAGTCCTGTCCCTTTGCCAAATTCCTTAGTTGTAAAAAAAGGTTCAAATATTCTATCTAATATGTTGCTGGAAATACCAGTTCCTGTATCACTGATCGTGATGACAACATAAGAACCAACTTGTGCATCTAAATGCATTTTTACATAGGTTTCATCAATCCAAATATTCTCAGCCGTGATTGTTAATTTACCACCATTAGGCATGGCATCACGAGCATTTAAGCATAAATTAATCAATACTTGGTCTAGTTGGGTAATATCACCACAAACTGGCGATAAACTTGGCTGAATTTCCGCATGAATTATGATGGATTTAGGAAATGTTTGTTCAACAATCTGCTGCATTTCGGAAATCACATACTTAACTTGAATTACTGCGCGTTGGTTGATGCCACCATAGGTATTACCTTGAATTCCCCTGGCGAAAGAAAGAACTTGTTTAACTAAATTAGCACCCCGTTTAGCATTATTTTCTATAATCGATAATATCGGCTGATTTTCTTGATCATGATATTTATTTTTTAATAGCTGTGCTGACATTAAAATGGGCGATAGTACATTATTTAAATCATGAGCGATGCCACTAGCTAGAGTACCGATACTCTCCATTCTTTGAGCGCGTAGAAATTGTTGTTCTAACTGTTTTTTCTGGGTAATATCAGTGTCAATAACCAGGATAGAATTAGCTTTTTTATCCTCATCATGTACTAAAGTCCAGCAACTTTCAACGATAATTTCTGTACCAGATTTTGTGGTTTTATTTAATTCTCCTTGCCATAAACCTTGTTTCAAGACGGTTTGATAAATTTTCTGTTGTTCTAGCACAGGTTCATTAAGCCAGATTTGATTAGCATTTATGTCTATAACTTCTTCAATTTTCCAACCATATAATTTTTCAGCACTTTTATTCCATAGTAATATTTTGTTGTCTAAATCTCTCACAATAATGGCATCAGTGGTGATATCTAGTAATGCTGCTTGTTCACGGAGTTTTTGTTCTACTTCTTTACGGGCTGTGATATCTTCAAAAATGTATAATCGCCCAAAATATTTAGCAGATGATGTATTCCGAATTTGGGTGGAAAAGCGCCGGATAATGCGCCCATCATTAAAGCTAATTTCATCTTCAATTACAGAACGATTCGTTTCATCTTGTAAAATTTGACATGATGCCGTAAAGCCAGCTATATCTGCTATTAATTGGCAGCAATCAGGAAGAATATCTTGATTTTTTAATTCTTGCGCTTCCATACGCTTTTTGAGATGTTCAATTTTCCAAATTTCACAAAAGCGGTCATTAAAATACAGGATGTCATCAGTCCGATTATCAACAACATAAAATGCTAGTGGTGAAACACTATTCATGGATCGCAACAGTGCTTCTTGCCAACGCAATTCATCTTCTGCCTGCTTGCGTTCAGTAATATCTTCTACTATGTAGGCAAATTGCTGACTACTACCATGATTTTTAGCGATCGCAGAAACTGTCGCTGATAACCAAGTTTGTCCTTGGGGGGTTTCGTAAGAATATTCAAACCTAACTGGTAACTGGGTAAGTTCTGCTTGACGATAGTGATTAATCCACTGGTTTAAATCCCTATTCTCTGCACCCATTTCCCGCGCTAGACGATTTTGCATTGCTTCTGGGGTAAGTCCCAAAAATTTCGCCGTATTGGGATTATCAGAAATATGTAGGATGTCGTTATCGACTAATTCCACAATTCCCATCATCATTGGCGCACTCTCAAAAAAGCTGTGTAAGGTAGATTCACTTTGACGCAGCGCTAATTGTGCCTCTTTATATTCTTCATTTATATGGGACAGTTCGGATAAATTGCGCCTAATTTCTAATTGTCTAACTACAAGGCGACTAATAGATTCTAATCCGGCTAACTGTTGAGGGGTAATTTGACGTGGTATTTTATCCACCACGCACAAAGTGCCTATGACCTCACCTCCTGGTACAATTAAAGGGATACCAGCATAAAACCTTACATATGGTTCTGCGGTAACGATATCTGCTGTGGCAAAACGTTCATCTGCCAATGTGTCAGGAATAATCAAAACCGTACCTTCTAGCAAGCAAATTGGGCAGAAACCTTCATCTCTAGGCATTTCCTGCACATCTAACCCTACCTTAGCCTTGAACCACTGACGATGGGCATCAATTAGATTAATCACAGCAATAGGTGTGTTGCAAATCTGCGCGGCTAACAATACTAAATCATCAAAAGGTTCTTCTGGTGAAGTATCCAGAATTTTATACTGGTGAAGAGTTTTAAGTCTCGCGGCTTCATTGTTAGACACTGGGAATTTCATCAAATTTTTCCTACTATAGTTTTTATATAGAAATCCGGTTTGATTCCTAAATTTACTTGTGTAGCCAAGGAACTCTTAACAGGAAAGACAGAATTGATACCTACTGAGTCTTGTATGGCTACGCCACGCAAGCTATCAAAAATCAAATAGGAGTCCTATAAAATGACTACGTATTCTTGTATGAATCTCTGTCTTAAACATCTCCTAAACCGGGAATAAGCTAATGCTTCCTGCTTAAATTTTGAATTAAAGTATGATGCGCAGATTTTAATTGCTGGTCTTAATAGTAAATTTTATCCTTTGTTAATTAAATTATTACTGTACTTCATTGGTTCATAAAGTTGCTATTCAAAGGTGTCTAATGTTCAGTAAATACATAAATTTGTTGTTTGCCAATTAGTAAAAATTCAGGGTACAGAATATTTAATATAGAAGGGAACAGAGAACAGAAAAGAAAAATATTCCTCCTCCTGACTCCTGACTCCTGACTCCTGACTCCTTACGCCAATTATATATTAATCTTTCTGGGGGAGGATGACAGCAAAATAGATTTTGTGTATGAATTAAATGGAAATTCAGGATATTTACTAATAGATTAGGAATATTTTTATTCAATTAAATTACTCCTACAATAATAAAAATCATGTAAAAATTTAATGGGCATTAATATTGATTTACTCTTCTTGTTTTATGAAAATTACCATATGCTAAGAGGTGTGGCTTCTCTAAAACTCTGCCTGTTCCTAAAACTCATAGATACGCAAGTTGAATATATATCCGCCTAAGAGACATTATACAATGTATGTAATAAAAGGAATACACTGTATTATATATTTATTTTGTCACATCAAAGTATGTAAAATGTAACTGGTATCTTTTATGTATAGCTGTAGTCACATGGCTGAGGAAATGGTTGATTGCTCAAAGCCTTGTAGCAACTGGTTCTATATCATTTAAATTCTTCGTTATATTTCTAAACGCAGCCATGCCCGCAAGTTTTTACAGAACTTAAGACTCAGCACTTAGAGAACTCCACAAAAAAGATGATCCAATCTTGTGGGATGGGCATCTTGCCCGTCCTTATATTATTAGCGGGCTTTTCGGCCCGCACCACAAGAAATTTTGGGATATTTTTTTAATTGGAGAACTCTTACTATCAAGCTATCCACCGTTTCAGAACTTAGTCATGAAAACGAAACTTCCCATAAAACCCAAAGTCGAAGATAGCTTTGGTATTTTCTTTGCTCCATTATCTCTTGAAGAAGTGTACAATCAGGCTAACAACCCGGCTAATGGTGCAGTAGTGCTGATGAGTGGTATGGTTCGTAATCAAACCGATGGGAAACCTGTGGTGGCTTTAGAGTATCAAGCTTACGAACCTATGGCTTTACAAGTATTTTATCAAATTGCGGCTGATATTCGCTGCCAATGGTCTGATGTAAATCGCATTGTTATATATCATCGTATTGGACGGTTAAAAATAGGCGAAATCAGTGTTTTAGTAGCGGTAGGGTGTCCTCATCGAGGTGAGGCGTTTGCAGCTTGTCAGTATGCAATTGATACCCTCAAACATAATGCACCAATTTGGAAAAAAGAACATTGGCAAGATGGTTCTAATTCCTGGGTAAGTATTGGTGCTTGTGAACAAGAAGAATCTTGAAAGTTTTTTCTATATACAGCAGAATACCGTATTTTTCAGGTTCTAGATGATTCTGACTTCTGATTTCTAACTCCTGATTTCTGCTGTATATGTTGCAATTGTTTACAGATATTGCTATTAACTATTGCAGTTTGTAACTATTTTGAATAATCTCCGGGACTATGCCTTTAGACTAATTGACAACAGAAAAATCAAAACAGTGGGATAAAGGCAAATGCATTCAGTAAATCTATTTTGTCATGAATTTGTAGTTGCTGTTTCTTGTGTAGCTTGTATTCTTGGTCTACTGATGCTGTGGGATAATAATAAACCAAAAGATGAAATCCAAGAAACAGAGGAAATCCTGTTAAGGATGAGCTTTGCTTACTGGCTAGTTTACTGTGTTGCTTTTGGAATTGAGAAAATAGTTTTACCGAATTGGGAAGGTTTAACAATGACCTTGAGAATCACTATAGCTTTGTCATATTTGTTAACTTTTTCTTGTATTCTTAGTTTGCCATTACATAAGTTTGCAGTACACCGTGTTGAGGAATAGTAAAAAGTCGAAAGAGGAGTTAGAAAGGCTCCTCTATTGATTAATCGTCTTATTCATGTAATTCTCATAGCGATCGCGATCGCACTTTCCAGTTGTTCCTGAAGCAAAGTTGTGAGGATAAATACCTCTTGTACCGTCTTACCCTGCCGTGCAATGACTTTATAACCCCCGCGAATGGGTACAGACACACGCAACTGCATTTTGGGACAATGACCTCTCACCCTTCCAATCACCGCAGGTGTGACTGTATGAATGCCATCATGCCGACACAAACGTTCTAAAATTGGGATTAGTCCAGAAATGTGAGTAGAGTGATTCCAAACTAGTCTGCCATCTGTGGGTTTGTTCATGATGATTAAGCTGCTTCCAGGGGGGCCATAGTCAATCCAGCCCGTCGTAGTTGTTGGTGGTAGAGTTCCGCAGGTTCTTGAGGACCTACCCAAACAATCGCCTGTCCTTCGTGATGTATCTGATTGGTAAGATCCCAAGCGCGATCGCTCGACATTCCTGGAATATACTTGAGCAAACACTCAGCCACGTGTTGAAAAGTATTAAAATCGTCGTTCAACACAATCACCTTGTAATTTGGATAAGTTTTGCGAGTAACTTGATTAACCCGGTCAGGTGTTACAGTTGGTGCTGTAGCCATCCCATAAATCGCTGCAAGTCTTGTAACCATAGAAAAATGAGTCAAAAACGAGGTTTTACAAACTTCTACTCCAAATAACCAGTTTAATCCATTGTTGGGTTAATGAAGTTGTAGGATTAATGAAGTTAACACAATTGAGTTAAGTCTGAAGATTGATCTAAGCAAACATAACATAATCAACACTAGCCTGAAAATTAAGACACTATTTTGAAATAACGCATTAAATACAATGACACCCAAAATCCAACCTACTGCTCATCCTCAAGTTAAGGGCTTAATCTTAACTTTGCTCCTATCGGTCTTAATGGCTGAAACTGCCCAAGCTCAATCTATACCAAGCATCAATATTCCTACCATAAAAGTACTAGACATATCAGTTATTAGACCATCAATCAACATCCCAAAACCAACAATTAAAATAGAAATTCCATCAGTTATTAAGCCTCAAGATAATATATTTAAGCAGCCGACTAATTTTGTCATCAATGGCGCAGCAAATAATACACGCCCTAGCTTTATTTCCGTTATCCAAGATGGAATTAATATACCTCAAATTCAAACAGGAATAGGACAGACTACTGTTATTGAAAACACCAAGATCAATACCACTATTAATATTCCCACTGCAACCACAACACTCTCTACTATTAATGTAGTTGTACCTTCTACAAATATTGTTGACC includes:
- a CDS encoding response regulator, with protein sequence MKDRQATVTILMADDDDDDSLLVHDALVESRLPIQLYIVRDGEELMDYLCHRGLYTDISKAPDPVLILLDLNMPKKHGLEVLKEIKTDPKLRRIPVIVLTSSKAEEDIYNTYELGANSFIIKPETFTSLVEVMRTIGKYWLEIVEMPL
- a CDS encoding hybrid sensor histidine kinase/response regulator gives rise to the protein MKFPVSNNEAARLKTLHQYKILDTSPEEPFDDLVLLAAQICNTPIAVINLIDAHRQWFKAKVGLDVQEMPRDEGFCPICLLEGTVLIIPDTLADERFATADIVTAEPYVRFYAGIPLIVPGGEVIGTLCVVDKIPRQITPQQLAGLESISRLVVRQLEIRRNLSELSHINEEYKEAQLALRQSESTLHSFFESAPMMMGIVELVDNDILHISDNPNTAKFLGLTPEAMQNRLAREMGAENRDLNQWINHYRQAELTQLPVRFEYSYETPQGQTWLSATVSAIAKNHGSSQQFAYIVEDITERKQAEDELRWQEALLRSMNSVSPLAFYVVDNRTDDILYFNDRFCEIWKIEHLKKRMEAQELKNQDILPDCCQLIADIAGFTASCQILQDETNRSVIEDEISFNDGRIIRRFSTQIRNTSSAKYFGRLYIFEDITARKEVEQKLREQAALLDITTDAIIVRDLDNKILLWNKSAEKLYGWKIEEVIDINANQIWLNEPVLEQQKIYQTVLKQGLWQGELNKTTKSGTEIIVESCWTLVHDEDKKANSILVIDTDITQKKQLEQQFLRAQRMESIGTLASGIAHDLNNVLSPILMSAQLLKNKYHDQENQPILSIIENNAKRGANLVKQVLSFARGIQGNTYGGINQRAVIQVKYVISEMQQIVEQTFPKSIIIHAEIQPSLSPVCGDITQLDQVLINLCLNARDAMPNGGKLTITAENIWIDETYVKMHLDAQVGSYVVITISDTGTGISSNILDRIFEPFFTTKEFGKGTGLGLSTVIGIIKGHGGFITVSSSVGKGTDFKLYLPAVYTEVVESLIEIEMPIGNGEWILLVDDEVSIQEITKSSLENYNYKVITAGDGQKAVNLYKQNQDRINTAIIDMMMPTMDGSTTIDKLQNINPKLKIIAMSGLGINKNILLDNPCNNLVFLPKPFTVQELLKTLYQLNSQE
- a CDS encoding PAS domain-containing sensor histidine kinase, with the protein product MINKLPEETEQGHQWEAQIRMALDAASMSIWNFDIISNKITRSDNLEVLFGLDTDNFNHSYEAILDRIHIQDREFVKHTYQEAIENGGAFAIEFRVVLANGSIRWLASKGVVSQNSSGVSVRICGVDTDITERKLAVEQLRQSEERFQIVALATNDVLRDWDLLTNQVWWNQSVQTLFGYTSAQVDLDAIWWRERIHPDDRTRITADIRTAIDSGKQFWSNEYRFLRNDGTYAYIFDRVYVVHNQAGKAVRMIGAMMDITDRKRVQAELQRQNLRSQLFANITLKIRQSLQIDDILQTSVTEVQKLLQADRVLILQLHSNGSFLVVKEAVVPGLPIILGQNITDPCFDEGYIQKYSQGLISAISNIETAQFQPCHIEFLQQFAVKANLVVPIFRQNQLWGLLIAHQCLHTRQWTNWEIGLLRQLADQIAIALAQSLILEQETKQRQELTRSNEELQQFAFIASHDLQEPLRKIKTFGERLKITCSDSLSEQGHDYLERMQNATLRMQTLIEDLLTLSRVTTRAQPFVEVNLAQITQEVLSDLEVRIQQTGGQIEVGELPIIQADPLQMRQLLQNLIGNALKFHRQNQPPIIKIHGQFVNNIADDLALGGAYFQIIVEDNGIGFAEKYLDRIFNVFQRLHGRSEYEGTGIGLAICRKITERHHGTITAQSQPGAGAIFIVTLPINS
- a CDS encoding DUF2103 domain-containing protein; the protein is MNKPTDGRLVWNHSTHISGLIPILERLCRHDGIHTVTPAVIGRVRGHCPKMQLRVSVPIRGGYKVIARQGKTVQEVFILTTLLQEQLESAIAIAMRIT
- the clpS gene encoding ATP-dependent Clp protease adapter ClpS, translating into MVTRLAAIYGMATAPTVTPDRVNQVTRKTYPNYKVIVLNDDFNTFQHVAECLLKYIPGMSSDRAWDLTNQIHHEGQAIVWVGPQEPAELYHQQLRRAGLTMAPLEAA
- a CDS encoding molybdenum cofactor biosynthesis protein MoaE, with the translated sequence MKTKLPIKPKVEDSFGIFFAPLSLEEVYNQANNPANGAVVLMSGMVRNQTDGKPVVALEYQAYEPMALQVFYQIAADIRCQWSDVNRIVIYHRIGRLKIGEISVLVAVGCPHRGEAFAACQYAIDTLKHNAPIWKKEHWQDGSNSWVSIGACEQEES